A stretch of DNA from Methylogaea oryzae:
TCTTCCACGTTGTCGCCGAAAATCCACAGCAGCCACATGTTCAGCACCAGATGCAGCCAGCTGCTGTGCACGAACAGGCTGACGAGGAACGGGCTGAAGTCGTTGGGCGGAAATCCCGCCAGGGCGGCCCAGTCCGGGTGGGTGTAGCGGCCGGGCACCAGGCCGTACAGCTGGAAAAACACGTTGCGCTGGGGCTCGTCCAGCAAAAACTGGGTGCCCAGGAACACCGCCGTGTTGAGCCCGATCAAGGTCCAGGTCATCCACGGCGTATACCGGCAGGATATATTGTCTCGGTAAGGGATCATGGCGGGCCGGCTTTATCGCTGAAAGGGGAGAGGGCCTGTTCGGGCAAGGCCCGGCCGATTGTACGACAGCGGCGGCGCTTTGGGCCACGCTTGGCGCGGCGACGGTTTTGCACTACTGTGGCGTCGCGAAATTCCTTCGCCACACCGGCCATCAACCCAATCCATCGCCATGACCCAGCCAGCCAAACCGACCGACCCCCTGCAGTTGTTCCGTTTTTGCCCCCAGTGCGGCCAAGAGGGCCTGCAAGTCCGCCAAGTGCGCTCCCTCAACTGCCCCGCCTGCGGCTTCCGCTACTTCATCAACAGCGCCACCGCCGTGGGCGGCTTCATTTTCCACGGCGACAAAATCATCGTGGCGGTGCGGGGAGAGGAGCCGCAAAAGGGCAAGCTGGATTTGCCCGGCGGTTTCGTGGAGTTCGACGAGGCGGCGGACGAAGGCCTGCGGCGGGAAATTTTCGAGGAGCTGCAAATCGAAGTCACGGACGTGGCCTACCTGGGCTCGTCCCCCAACGAATATCTGTTCTCCGGCGTGACCTACAAAGTCACCGATATCTTCTACACCTGCCGGGCCGACGACATCAGCAAAATCCGCCCCCACGACGATGTGGCCGAATTCCGCCTGATGGATCCCCGCGACGTGGATCCCGCCGACTTATCGTTCCCTTCGGTACGCGCCGCCTTCGCCATGCTGCTGGCGCGGCTCTAGCCGCTTAATGCCCGCCGCCGGCGTCGGCGGCAGCAGCGGTTTTGCTTACCCAGGGCGTCAGCAGCAGCGCCAGGAAAAAAATCAGGCCGAGGATGTGGAACAGGGTATTG
This window harbors:
- a CDS encoding NUDIX domain-containing protein, which codes for MTQPAKPTDPLQLFRFCPQCGQEGLQVRQVRSLNCPACGFRYFINSATAVGGFIFHGDKIIVAVRGEEPQKGKLDLPGGFVEFDEAADEGLRREIFEELQIEVTDVAYLGSSPNEYLFSGVTYKVTDIFYTCRADDISKIRPHDDVAEFRLMDPRDVDPADLSFPSVRAAFAMLLARL